TATTCTTAACTTTACAATATGTTCAGCAGTTGAGCCTTCAACTGAACCAATCTGATGaaatttttcacaaatattGTACCCTGCACAGACTCAGTGTATTTCAGTGCCATTTCCACTTGATTGTTGATTTAGATTTACTTACTTTGGATTATACTCAAGCATGCCATCAGTATCTTTCTGGAGTTCAAATTCTTGATCTGGTTCCATTGAAACATCATCAAATGTCATAttgggtttatttttaaatctaaaaaacATAATCTCtgatacttactttttttattgttagaaaACTGAAAGTTTACTCTTCTGTGACATAATAATACTagcatagatttatttttatgtccTTTCAACTTGtatgttacaaataaactgaataggatttttaaaaaatctatgcTAATATGGTCGAAATATTTCATTAGAGCTGTGAAAGACATGCATGTGTGAAAGCACTGCcaattatataatatcatcTGATTGATTAATCAGTTCCCTAATTAAACATCCTGTGCATGCCATTGCTTATTCTATAGCTGTGTACCAAAATTCatcaaaatctatttatttctttataggCAGTGACGGTAGGTTTACTTCAATTATTCCTGACAGGGTCTCCCAGTAGGAAGGGTGCATACAATTTAGTAGAGAATTCTGCAAGATTTGTTCAGCAATTGagctatgaaaaaataaaaggaaattttcctttatttttatgtttttaagtaatgttattAGTTCTTTAAGAACCATGTATTAAAagtgaagaaatatttgacttgactttgagcTGAGAAAAATTAGCTTAGATATCAAACAAAAGGTCTTACAGTCTTAACTTTGCTGGGTGTGATTCTGTATCCTCTGAAGCTATCCTGATACCTTTTAGTTTAACATTTCCAGTAAAAGGAATATTGAAAAGTAACTCCTCATCAGCATCACTTTCAAcatactaaaaaataagaagaaaaatacTTGGCTAAGTACCAATTGGTtgcttaaataaatttgtataagaGAGAGCTATTTaagggataaaaaaaatctttttaaaatatttaaaaaaatgttcatgGTGGCTGTGACACACAAACAAATCTTTTATTAATGGTTGTACGAGAGagagattatattaaaaattaaaatcttcatAAAGCTCAAAGGGGAAATGTCTTGCCTAATCCCAAAAACTGAAATAGAATGTTGTGTTTGTGGACTTCTCTCAAGGTGTACAAATGACATTGTAGTAATAAGCTTTTTGTGCTATCACTATACTCTATAGCTCACCTCAGGAAGTGCTACCAacaagcttatttctgctgccaagcagcattactTTGTTCTTGTCTGAAAGGCAAGGTTgcctgtgtaattacaggcacatgaggttttaGGATTACACCTCAGGGTGATGGACAAGACAGATCTTTATAGGATGTGTTGTCATTAGATAGCAGGATACAAAGAGCACAAGCCAATGTACTGCACGACAGACCTGTGTACAGTAGGTTTCATTATTCCAGTGTATGCTCAGTAACTTATTTGAGCAAGTACCggattgtaaataatataaattacgttgtttatgcaaaataaatatatgaatttaagaATAGGAAAATAATTCTACCTGCTCTCTATCTAATCTTTGGTCCCAAGCCTTAAAAACCGTTTTTCCAGCGCCTTCAACGCTTTCATTCAGACATTGCAGATTATCCTTatcaattttttgaaaaagattGTACTGAATACCCAACTCTTCAACGTTGACATGATCGTGGTCATGGCCATGCCCATGGCAATGACTGTGAGGCATTATTGGTGCAGATTTtgaaacacaaaataaacaCTGGTTGTTACACAAAATGTGACTGTCTCCGAGTATACTATGGTAGTGATCTAGTCTTTGGTGACAGTGAAAGAAAGTTAACAAGAAAGAAAGGCAACaacgtagacagagaagtaaatagactatggagggtagaggtaaggagagtcatcttatatgggagaaaagttgaaaaagtgtccagatgttgcgctaaataacagttcaaaaatcctccacaatggcgctggtggatgcacagggtatggtatgaatgtagcaatcgtagatgaattgaagtatgccgagttaaaaaatttaatgtcattatcgactaaagtagttaattattgggaatttcaacaacttacgttgtacaaaatattgtggtaaatataaccttacttccttgtttatttttcaagcctactctaacaatatttatatttggcgcttcttttaagagttaccctgatgcaaatgtggcgccatcctaatttaatacattttgacgacactttttcatatacacagatgactctccttacctctaccctccataaaatAGACGAATAGTTGGCGTGCCGCTTGTGAGACAGAGCATATTTGAGAAGTgttgccatacattttttttaccccGATTCTAAGGTAGGTTCTAccacacttatagtttgttggtatttgtttattactatttgttacatacaaaatttatttatttatttccaacttaagACTAGTTTTACAGGAATTTTCTTTCCATACTAAACTTTATCAGTGTAGCAAAATGTAGGCATTTGTTTCATTAGAAGCAGCTGCACTTATTTTTAATGTTCcgtaattaacttaattgtaaaaaGGGAACATTTATGGAATAACATTAGTACGTTGGTCTGTGAAGCAAtttagcagttttttttatgagatGGCTCGTAATTAGTtggaagatgaaagcggagcggctagcttccaggcaactttgtcattaacattataaatctatatatatacaaactaaatatgattttatagtaggctaataaacaaaaagtgtcataattatatcatcCAGCATATCTCCATACAATGAAAACTCAAAAGCTAAATTATTCACTGACCAGTGTTGGAACAGCGTTAGGATACAGAATCGTTAGCTTGTTCTTTTTAATGACCATATGTTTATGAAAGTGTTTGCTGCAAATCTTTGAACTCTTTTTGGGTGTCCAATAAGTGCGACCTGTGGATTCAACCCATATCAACAATAAATTATGGACCGTAGGAAAActggaacaaaatattttaaacataatttttaataatagttgggAGATTCGTTTCTCCGCAtagtataattttaagtttacttttctgtACATGAAAATAGTCAAAGACTATCTTCGATGGATTCCGAAATATTTCgaggagtataaaaaaaattagctttagactttacaacgtagtgcttgcatatTTGTTGGagtcaacaagtttttttcttacagttccaccaaatacattttttcattattgacacataaaacttgaaattctataattttaataaattaaactgcgCAGTTTGGGCAATTTTCATGTTGAATGTAGGCAACACTGCACTCTATTATACTTTAGGTTATCTATGattaaaattagcataaaaccttataaacgatctattttctattgcaaattgtgttgtatattatagaaatataataaacgataattatttatacttttagcaAATCAAAAGTATTGTACTTACGAGTGGAACGATAAATCCGTAAATTTACGTTCACTATCACTTTTACATCCTAAAACACTGCACCGAACCATGTTTTCGCAGAAATTCTTCACGGAAGCTGGTTATTAACAATGTCAAATTAGTTAGGTCTGTGTTTTTGTGCTCACAATCCGTTTATCTTGaatttcttactaataaaagtatCTCTTACTAATAAAACGATGGCTAACTGTCAAACTTGTTTCGCAAAGTGCTTTGCTAATCCATGAAAAAACTGGCACGCGGTATGAGACAAAAGACCCTATCGCTTTATCTCGTTTATTTACAAGACGTATACATAAGTTGTTCTCTTACTtgtgtgaatgcgacggatgctatccatttgtctatttacttctctgtGGGCAACAATATACTTCCAGAAAAAGATGGCGCGAAACAACGTTGAATTTTTATGCCGCCAAACATAAAATTTTcggttacaaataataataactgtttcGAGTGTCTTTTTAATAGCTGTGGTTAACGCACGGATCAGAGAGACTTtggtgtaaaatatattatagttttgtgtttatattttgtgCAATATTTGTTGTTGGTAAGTGCTTGCTTATTGTATTCGTCCGCCGAAGTACCAAGCTGGGGGAACATGGAGGCAGATCCTCCAATGCACCCTTATCCAGGAGAGCATGTAGAAATCCCACAGCGTACGCAGacgagaaaaagaaaaagacgaGAGACGCAGACGAGAAAGCGTACGCAGAGAAGAGAAAATCCACGCCTCATTAAAAAATCTATCAGTGATCCTGCATCTGCAAATCCCTCTATTCAGTTGATTTATATCCATCCATCCCTAGAAGATGCATCTAAAAAATACTTGGACACGGATTCAGGCCCTTTTGTTGTTTATGTATCACGCGAAGTGACTGATCCCTCGGCTGGCTCTTCTATCAGGGCAATAAAAATCGGtcaatttttatataagaataaaattaaatctattgttaATGACGGTGTTAAGAGCGTAGGTAGAAATAAGATGTCTGTGGAATTTAAGTGTGGGGATGCAGAATTTAAGGGATACATCcctacgtttaatataactcgaATGGGTCTAGTAAGAGGAGTTCCTGTTGAATGGCACCTGGATGAATTTGTCGAGTCTCTTGATCTCCCTTCCGGCTGTGGAGAGGTGCTTAAAGCCAGAAGACTTAACCGGAAGCAAATAACAGAAGGCATTGTGACTTGGGTTCTAACCCAATCGGTAGTCGTCACATTTAGAGGACAAATTCTTCCCAATAAAATTAACTCTTACCATACATCTCTTCCAGTAGAAACGTACTATTTCCCTTCcatacaatgtgtaaattgtTGTAGATTTGGTCATACAAAAATCCAATGGCGCTCAAAACCTAGGTGCTACAGCAACATACCGGAGATACTTGCAACATAACTATGGATGATGCATTATGCATATTTTGTTCAGGAGGGCATTTAGCTACTGACAAAAACTGTTCTGAACATACGCGCGAACAGTCTATTAAGCAGGCTATGTCTCAAGATAATATATCCTATATTGAAAGCTTCTTCCCGTTTCCCGCCTAGCCACCATTCTTATGCCGAAATATCTAAGCAAATGTTTGCTTCATCTAATAATCATGACTCTGGTCATGAAAATACCCAGTTTAAATCAATTCCTACACGATCTTACCGAAAAACGGTTATTAGCAGTCCTCGTCCTAGACCTAGCCCAAGAAAGGGATACGACCAAAAagctcataaaaatatcattggtAACTGTTCATCTTCCCTAGGCAATGGCTGTGCCATTAATTCCAACCATGATCACTCTTACTTTACTAATTCTAGTGACAATGATGACCCTGTTTAAAAACATCCCTAATTGATCTTTTAGAAAAGATTACTACCCAATCATTACCGTCCAACGTTgcaaatatattgataaaaatcatCTCTCTTCTTTATAATGGACTAAGTCACAATTCTACAATGGAACTGTAAAAGTCTAAGTAGTAAAAAACATGaattatctttactaataaacGAATATAAACCTGCCATTCTTGCCATCTCTGAGTCTTGGCTTAAGCCAGTTTCCCATTTTAGGGTCTCGGGCTTTACTTGTCTGAGGGATGACAGGGATGATGGGTATGCGGGAAGCGCTATCCTAGTCAGGCGCTCTCTCATCTATTCCTCCATTCCTCTTCCCTCCCACGGTAAAAAGTTCAATGCTGTAGCTGTTaaagtacttaaaatatatttcctcTCTGTGTATATTCCACACCCACATTCATCACTTATCCCAGAGTTGAAATCTATACTTCTATCACTAAATTCCCCTATTGTAGTAATGGGAGATTTTAACTCTCACCACACAGCCTGGGGTTCCCACTCATGTGACGGGTTTGCCATTCTTTTGATGGAACTCTTTGATGAGCTTGACATATGTATTCTCAATAACGGATCTCCGACAAGAAGAGTATACCCAGATCAGAACCCTAAGTCTGCTTTAGACCTATCTCTTTGTTCTCCTTTTTTAGCCTCACTTATGTCTTGGCAAACCCTCCCAAGCTCGCACGGCAGCGATCATTGCCCTATTCTTCTCACTTTGGCCCAAAGGTCGATTCCGTTCAAAGTGCCTAACCCGCTACTTAAGTATAAGCTAACAAAAGCACAATGGCCTGCGTACGCAGATTCCGTTGATAGGTTTATTGATTCTCTCTCAGCTGCTGGAGGTGGTGGTGATGGTTTAATTTACTATGAGCAATTTGTTAAAATTCTGAAATCATCAGCTAACCTCCATATTCCTATAAAAAAGACTGAACGTGACTTTTACTCATCTCCACCTTGGTGGGATGACGAGTGTACAAACATGATTAAAAAACGCAAGGAAGCTGAGATCTCTTATACAATGAATATGACTCGTAGCAATTTTCTTGATTACCAGCGTACTAATGGTATAACTAGGAGACTtatgtctaaaaaaaaaaaaaaacggttgggTAGATTACTGTGAATCCTTAGATCCTCGGTCTCCCTCGTCCTCAGTCTGGAATAAAATTAAGCGTTTCCGGAACTCTGTTACATCTACAGATCCTTCATCGAACGATACAAATATCTGGCTTGAAGCCTTTGTAGATAAACTTGCTCCTCCGTATGTCCCTTGTGGAAGTAGCTTTACTCCTTCCTCATCTTTATTATCTGGCAATGAAATGGATGCCCCATTTTCGTTTGATGAACTTCAAGGAGTTCTTTCAAGTCTTAAAGATTCAGCCCCTGGGGCCGATGGCATACCGTAGTCCTTTTTGgtaaaacttaacgaaaaaGCGAAACATTTTTACCTTGATTTGATCATCAGTTTTTTTAACAGGAATAGTCCCGGAATCTTGGAGAACTCAAGTCATAATCCCAATACGATTTACGAAAACATGGTAAATGAATCCAAACTCTTACCGTCCCATAGCTCTTTGCTCCACGTTAGCCAAAATTATGGAGCACTTGATAAAAATCTGATTGGAGTGGATAGTAGAAAGTAGAGGTTTATTGGCCAAGTCCCAATTTGGCTTCCGAAAGGGACTCGGAACAATGGATAGTCTTGGAGTCTTTACGACTGATATTCGAACAGCCCTGGCTAAAGGAGAGTATCTCGTGGGTGTATTACTTGACATAGAATCAGCATATGATAGTGTTCTCCTTCCGCTTCTGAGACATAAACTGCATCAGCTGAATATTCCGCCGAGGTTAACTCAAATCATATGAAATCTTCTATCAACCCGAAATATTCTGGTGAAAACCCCTTCTTCTTTTCTTCCCCTCAGAACCATCTGCAGAGGTCTCGATCAGGGGTCTGTCTTAAGTCCATTGCTTTATAGCATTTACTCCTATGATCTCGAACTGTCTGTCGTAAGCTTTTGCAATGTTCTACAATATGCTGACGATATCGCCCTGTACGTTAGCACCAATTGCATGGTAAATATCACAAGTAAAAAACTCTGCATTGTACTATTTAGGCCAGTGGTTATTAGATCATGGTATGTCTCTTTCTATCGATAAGTGCAAGGCAGTAGTCTTTACTCGGAAAATAATCATCCCAGAtgctaatattatgtataatggtCAACGCATTACCCTCGAAAATAAGGCCAAATTTGTAGGTGTTGTACTTGACTCAAGACTCAATGGCGCGTCTCATGTTCTACACGTCAGtcaaaaatgtgaaagtggcaTTAACACCCTCCGTGCATTGTCAGGGGTGtggtggggtgctcacccctaCTACCAAAAACTTCTTTATAATGCCATAACCCGCAACCACATTGACTATGGGCTATTTGTTCTTGACCCCATTAACAAATTGGCAACTGAAAAGCTAAACAAAATACAATACAGATGTCTAAGAATAATACTTGGTGCCATGAAGTCATCTCCCACCAATGCACTGCAAGTGGAATGCGTTGATCCTCCAGTTCAGATTAGAAGCCAGTATTTATGTGACCGCTTTATCGGTAAAGTTTTACAACTTTCTTCGCATCCGTTACTTGATAGCCTTCGACGGCTATCTTCTGTTGTCAAAACAAACCAAGACCTCccttttcttttaaatagtttttgtaaATTCACATCTCTTCCTCATCCAATTCAGTCATCTCCAATGATATCCCTTTTTTCTACACCATTCAAAAGTTTGACTTATAAACCATccattgttaatttaaatatacataacgaTACAATTGAGGCCAACCAAAGGTTCAATGAAATTATTCATAGTAACTGGCCCGAGTACCTTACCATCTATAGCCTCAAAATTATCTCTGTCTGGTTGCGTTGGCGTAGCATGTTAGAtaccaaaatacaaaattggtaTTCAATTCAAGTGTCCCCCACAATCTTCAGTATTTACAGGAGAGGCTATAGGTATATTGGAAGCAATCCTCTTTATGGAAGCCCATAACATAAAACGAACAATAGTACTGACTGACTCCTTAAGCTGCTTACAATCACTAAAGGATAATCCGTTTCGCTCTAAGATGAGAATCTCCATCATATTAAGGATAAGAGAGGTATTGCAAACATGTCAGCAGAAAGGCCTTACCGTTGTGTTAGGATGGGTTCCAGGTCACTCAGGCATCATTGGTAATGAGACAGCTGGCTAAACTTGCAACCGAATCGGGTTCTATGACCTATTTTAAAAACCACCCGCAATACCTTCGTTGCTTAGCAAAATCAGACTTGGAGAAATCTTGGAACTCAGTGTGGGtcgaatcaaaatcggttaaaggaaaacaatatGCTTCAATCCAGCCTAATATCCCCCGAAAACCTTGGTTCTTTATTCATAAAGCTGGGTCACGTCAACTATCAGTCGTCTACGGATTGCACATGCTTGTATCCCAGTACATTTGACAAACATAAGAGTTCGAGATCATTTTCTATGTGAGTGTGGCCTGGACGAAGGATCAGTCTCACATTGCCCTT
This Pararge aegeria chromosome 3, ilParAegt1.1, whole genome shotgun sequence DNA region includes the following protein-coding sequences:
- the LOC120637453 gene encoding PITH domain-containing protein CG6153; protein product: MPHSHCHGHGHDHDHVNVEELGIQYNLFQKIDKDNLQCLNESVEGAGKTVFKAWDQRLDREQYVESDADEELLFNIPFTGNVKLKGIRIASEDTESHPAKLRLFKNKPNMTFDDVSMEPDQEFELQKDTDGMLEYNPKIVTFSSVTHLTMHFPSNFGAESTKIYYIGLKGEWTPGHKHGVTICTYESRPMIDDHKLKNLDSVYKPVD